A window from Primulina huaijiensis isolate GDHJ02 chromosome 11, ASM1229523v2, whole genome shotgun sequence encodes these proteins:
- the LOC140987447 gene encoding uncharacterized protein, translating to MANPRKKFAFGCFLFVFSLISSFSNALTDLEAAHIARRQLLHLAKGDDLLLEYEYSDDTGVTFPNSKLKKAYVALQEWKKAIYSDPFNFTSNWEGADVCAYNGVFCEQALDDSNDTVVAGVDLNHADIAGHLPEALGYLSDISLLHINSNRFCGIVPPTIKHMNLIHELDLSNNRFVGPFPDVVLELPNLKYLDLRFNDFEGELPKELFNKDLDAIFLNNNRFHSNIPENLGDSPASVVVISNNKLKGCIPQSIGNMAGMLDEFIASKNELSGCLPEEITLLNTTTIFDISCNKFVGDLPQGMEYMQGLEILDIEKNTLRGRVPESICTLPSLKNFTFSSNYFDTKDPQCYPDVIPGLMVNGNKNCFVGEVQQRSEDECYKTLKEVVDCNSTGCRPSNDGKGAKPKLPKNEGPSKPSPKKGTPTKPRESPPTVKPTNPSAPKSQPPNLKPIPPKSSTPKASHFPPTPQSPKPGHSKPPKMVELPPKVSIPPPTVRPPKVHVQPPAPKHTPIPIAPKAEKPIPYTIGGSYTSPPPPIGSPIPVIPPQRRANSAPPPIFSPPPHVHSSPLPPVFSPPPPVQSPPPVFSPPPPVYSPPPSPVVSPPPPTYSPPPRPVVSPPPPVYSPPQPPVHSPPPPPMYSPPPPLVFSPPPHVHSPPPPVLSPPPPPPTYSPPPRPVVSPPPPVYSPPQPPVHSPPPPPIHSPPPPLVFSPPPHVHSPPPPVHSPPPPVLSPPPPVQSPPPPPPVHSPPPPVLSPPPPFQSPPPPLFSPPPPLAPQLSPPPPVFKPIVLPPHLGASYASPPPPVIPGY from the coding sequence ATGGCGAACCCTCGGAAAAAATTTGCTTTCGGCTGCTTTCTCTTCGTCTTTTCTCTAATCTCTTCATTCTCTAATGCATTAACTGATCTTGAAGCAGCACATATTGCTCGTCGCCAGCTTTTACATTTGGCGAAAGGAGATGATCTTCTTCTTGAGTATGAATATTCGGATGATACAGGTGTTACATTCCCAAATTCTAAGCTAAAAAAGGCTTATGTTGCTCTTCAGGAGTGGAAGAAGGCTATATATTCTGACCCATTTAACTTCACGAGTAATTGGGAGGGAGCAGATGTGTGTGCTTATAATGGTGTCTTTTGTGAGCAGGCCTTGGACGATTCTAATGACACCGTGGTTGCTGGGGTCGACTTGAACCATGCAGATATTGCAGGGCATCTTCCTGAAGCTCTTGGGTACTTATCAGATATCAGTCTTCTGCATATAAACTCGAACCGGTTTTGTGGGATCGTGCCACCTACTATCAAGCATATGAATCTTATCCACGAGCTCGACTTGAGCAATAATCGGTTTGTGGGACCTTTTCCGGATGTTGTATTGGAACTTCCCAATCTCAAGTACCTTGATCTAAGGTTCAATGATTTTGAAGGAGAATTGCCGAAAGAGTTGTTCAATAAAGACCTCGATGCCATTTTCTTGAACAACAACCGGTTTCATTCCAACATCCCGGAGAATCTAGGCGACTCCCCGGCTTCTGTGGTGGTGATCTCCAACAACAAGTTGAAGGGATGCATTCCACAAAGCATTGGAAACATGGCAGGTATGTTGGACGAGTTCATCGCATCGAAAAATGAGCTTTCTGGGTGTTTACCGGAAGAAATCACCCTTTTGAACACTACCACAATTTTCGACATCAGCTGCAATAAGTTTGTGGGCGACCTTCCACAAGGCATGGAATACATGCAAGGCCTGGAAATCTTGGACATTGAAAAGAACACGCTTAGGGGTAGGGTGCCTGAAAGTATCTGTACCTTGCCAAGTTTGAAGAATTTTACATTCTCTTCGAACTACTTCGATACGAAGGATCCACAATGCTATCCTGACGTCATACCAGGGCTCATGGTAAATGGgaataaaaattgttttgttGGAGAAGTGCAACAAAGATCGGAAGATGAATGTTACAAAACCTTGAAAGAAGTGGTGGATTGCAATTCTACAGGATGCAGACCTTCTAATGATGGTAAAGGGGCAAAGCCGAAGCTTCCCAAAAATGAAGGTCCTTCAAAACCAAGCCCCAAGAAAGGAACTCCAACGAAGCCTAGGGAAAGTCCACCTACGGTAAAGCCAACCAACCCCTCAGCACCAAAGTCGCAACCACCAAATCTTAAACCAATCCCACCAAAGTCTTCTACACCAAAGGCTTCCCATTTTCCACCAACTCCACAAAGTCCTAAACCAGGGCACTCAAAGCCACCAAAAATGGTCGAGCTGCCACCAAAGGTTTCGATTCCACCTCCAACAGTGAGACCACCTAAGGTTCATGTCCAACCTCCAGCTCCGAAGCATACTCCAATTCCGATTGCTCCTAAAGCAGAGAAACCGATTCCATATACAATCGGTGGATCCTACACATCACCCCCACCACCCATTGGGTCACCTATTCCAGTTATCCCCCCACAGCGACGTGCGAATTCAGCTCCACCACCTATATTCTCCCCTCCACCGCATGTTCATTCATCCCCTCTACCACCAGTCTTCTCACCCCCACCGCCTGTTCAGTCACCACCTCCTGTTTTCTCCCCTCCACCTCCAGTGTACTCACCACCACCATCTCCGGTTGTCTCCCCTCCACCTCCAACGTACTCACCACCACCACGTCCGGTTGTTTCTCCTCCACCTCCAGTGTACTCACCACCACAGCCACCTGTCCACTCCCCACCTCCTCCACCAATGTACTCCCCACCCCCACCCCTTGTTTTCTCTCCACCACCACATGTGCACTCTCCTCCTCCACCAGTTTTATCTCCCCCACCTCCACCTCCAACGTACTCACCACCACCACGCCCGGTTGTTTCTCCTCCACCTCCAGTGTACTCACCACCACAGCCGCCTGTCCACTCCCCACCTCCTCCACCAATTCACTCCCCACCCCCACCCCTTGTTTTCTCTCCACCACCACATGTGCACTCTCCGCCTCCACCTGTCCATTCACCGCCTCCACCTGTTTTATCTCCCCCACCTCCTGTCCAATCACCACCGCCGCCGCCACCTGTCCATTCACCACCTCCACCAGTTTTATCTCCCCCACCTCCTTTCCaatcaccaccaccaccattGTTCTCTCCACCACCACCTCTAGCTCCTCAACTATCACCACCTCCTCCGGTTTTCAAACCAATCGTCCTCCCCCCACACTTGGGGGCAAGTTATGCATCCCCACCACCACCAGTTATCCCAGGATATTAA